DNA sequence from the Sporocytophaga myxococcoides genome:
ATGGAGTCATACTTAAGGGGCGCAACTACTTTTCCGTTCTCATCAATCACTCCCATTAAGGTTTTAGAGTCTTTATAATTGCCGACTATGGCACAACCGTTTTGAAAGTGCTCAACCAAAACATGATATTCAGGAGCAATAACAAATTTTCCTTTTCTGTCTACAAAACCAATTTGCTCAGCATCTCCCGGCGACACCACTTTTACAGGTGTAAAATCATTATATAGGTTAAGGATAGTTTCTTTCGGAAGGACAAACTGACCTTTCTTATTACTTTCAAGCTTTTCTTTCTTTACAGTAATTAATGAGTCCCTCCCACCTGCCAGGACCAATGCCTGAGAGATCAAGGAAAATAGCAGAAATAAAAATGATTTATTTAGATTCATCCAGGGCAAAACTATAAAAAAAGCAGGGAAGTTTTCCCTGCTTTAGTTTTTAAACGAATATTTTAAACCCTTAGTTCTTGTCTTTTATTCTAAGCTCTTCCGGTTGCTGCTCTAAGTTAAAGAGATCATTCAGAACATCCATGAGTGTTTCAGCTTCCCCTCTTTTGCATGCAGCTTTTAACTGGAGTACAGGCAGCTTAATTATTTTTTGCATCAGACTTTTGGTAATCATGTCTACCTTTTTGCTCTCTTCGTCATTCAGCTGCTTCAAATACCTTGACATTTCTTCCTGACGAATCTGTTCTAATGCATTTTTTAATTTATTGATGGTCGGAGAAACCACCATTTCCTTAGCCCAGTCATTAAAGTCCAAAATACTTTCCGAAATAATTTCTCTTACCATCGGAATAGCATTGACTCTTTTATCCAGAGCTTCATTAGCTCTGTTTTTGATATGATCTATATTATATACCAATACTCCGGGAATTTCTTCAACCTTACTCTCTACGCTTCTTGGTACTGATATATCAATAAAGTATTTATAAGATAAAATATTCAGCTTCGCTACTTCCTCTTTCGTAAACAAAGGTTCATCTCTGAAAACAGAAGAAATAATTACATCAGCTTCTTTTGCTGCTTCCCAAAGATTTTCAAATGGGATAACCTTAACTCCGCATTCCTTAGCCAGTTCTTCTGCTTTAGAATAAGTACGGTTGGTGATTGTGATATTTTTAAGTCCGGTCCCTGAGAAATTCCTGCATACATCTGCCCCCATTTCACCCAATCCAACGATCAGCACTTTAGGTTCAGCCAGTTCTATTGCCAATTCTTCAGCAAGTTCCACAGTAGCATAACTTACTGAAGCAGCACCATCTCTGAAAGGCGTAACCTGAACAACTTTTTTATTGGTAAAGAAAATGGTATGCATTAGTCTGTGTAAAAACGGACCAACTACTCCCATGTCTGCCGCCCACTGGTAAGCATGTTTTACCTGGTTAGTAATCTGCATATCTCCTACAACCTGAGACTCCAGACCAATACTCACATTAAACAGGTGGAGGACAGCTTCAGAATGATCTTCTATAATCTGGAAATAATTGTAATACTTTTCTCCATCGGTAATTCCTTTCTGAAGAAAAGCCAGTTTTACAATCTCCTTGCTGAAGTCTGAATTGGAAGAATAATAAATTTCAGTCCTGTTACAGGTAGAAAGGATTAATATTTCGGAAGCGTCAGTGAACTCTTTTAGGCTCAGCATCAGTTTCTTACATAAATCCTCGTTTAAAGAGAGCAACTCTCTGACTTCCAGGGGAGCCGTTTTATAGGATAAACTAACCGCTTTAAAATTACTAATCATTCCTTTTGTACTGTGGGATTGCAAAAATAACCTTTAAATTTCTAAATACGAAAGCTAATGTAAGAAAAAGGATATTTTAATTGTAGTAATATAAGACAGAGCAAAAATGTTCCTGTTTCTTTTAGGAAAAAAGTATTTTTGAAAAATGGAATTTACTCAGTTAAGAACACTTGACATATATCAGAACAGATCAAAATTCAAACTGATTATATTAATCATTGCCGTAGTAATTGGCACAGTATCAATTTATTACACCCAGAGTTTGGTTAACAAACTGGCAGAAAGGGAGAAAAAATTGATTGATCTTTATGCCAAGGGACTTAAAACGGCCATAAGTCCGGAGAATAGCGGAGGATTAACCTTTCTCTTTCAGGAAATCATTGAAGCTAATAATTCCGTTCCTGTAATTCTGACGGATGAAAATAAATTACCTATTAGTGAGAAAAATTTATTTATTCCAGATGGCCTTTCGGAAGCTGAAAGAATCGATTTCATGAAGAAAGAAATTTCGGAAATGGAAAAGGAACATGAGCCAATTGTTGTAGAATTCGGCCCTGGACTTAAAAATTACATATTCTACAAAAACTCCTATCTATTAACTCAATTAGTTTATTATCCATTCATTCAACTTACAGTAATTGCAATATTTGCAATAATTGCCTATTTGGCATTTAGCTATTCCAGGAACGCAGAACAAAACCGAGTTTGGGTAGGCTTAGCTAAGGAAACTGCTCATCAGCTTGGCACACCTTTATCCAGCTTGATGGCATGGCTGGAGTTATTAAAAAGCAACCCCAAATATGAGGGTGAAGAAGCTCTTATAGAGCTGGATAAAGATATAGTTCGCCTGGAAATGATTACTGCAAGATTTTCCAATATAGGCTCCGTCCCTACTTTGTCCGATGAAAATGTGTATCAGGCGGTAAAATTAAATATTGACTATCTCAAATCCAGAATTTCAAGTAAAGTCACATTCTCTATCATTTCAGATGTAGAAGTATCTGCGACAGCAAAAATCAATAAACCGCTATTTGAATGGGTTATTGAGAATATTTGTAAAAATGCTACCGATGCAATGAATGGAATCGGCAGGATCGACATCAGAATATTAAGAATGAATGATGGAAAAATCGCCATTGATATTTCAGATACCGGAAAAGGTATTCCAAGATCAAAAGCTCAGGAAATTTTTAAACCTGGATATACTACTAAAAAACGAGGGTGGGGCCTTGGGTTAACCCTTGTGAAAAGGATTGTAGAAAATTACCATAACGGGAAAATATTTGTACTTTTTTCAGAATTAGGGAAAGGAACTACATTCAGAATCATACTTAACTCCTGATTTACAAATATTTCTTAAATATTAAACATTTCCTGTCCATCAATACTTCTAATAACTGGAAAAAGAACACTATAACTACAGTTATCTATAAAATTCGAAAGAACTACTGATGTTATGGATAAATAAAATAATGCTCATTTTGGAATGATTAAATAAACCAGTAGTTTTGCACTCGCAAATTTAACCATACTTTACTTTAACAGCTTAAATTATAATGGCAAATATCGGTAAAATAACACAGGTAATTGGACCTGTGGTAGATGTGAGCTTTGAGGGGCCTAATACAAAACTTCCAAAGATATTGGATGCCCTTGAAGTTAAAAAACTGAATGGCCAGGTAGTTGTACTTGAATGTCAGCAGCACCTGGGAGAAGACAGGGTAAGAACCATCTCTATGGAGAGTACAGACGGCTTACAGAGAGGAATGGAAGTTATAGACAAAGGTGCTCCTATCCAAATGCCTGTTGGTGAAGACATAAAAGGAAGACTTTTCAACGTAGTTGGTGAAGCTATCGATGGTATCCCTCAGCCAAAAGGAGACAGAACCCTTCCAATTCACAGACATGCTCCTAAATTTGAAGATCTTTCTACATCTACTGAAGTTTTATTTACCGGTATTAAAGTAATTGACCTTATCGAGCCATATGCCAAAGGAGGTAAAATCGGTTTGTTTGGTGGTGCTGGAGTAGGTAAAACCGTTTTGATCCAGGAGCTTATCAATAATATAGCTAAAGCTTATTCTGGTCTTTCAGTGTTTGCTGGTGTTGGAGAGAGAACAAGAGAAGGGAATGACCTTCTTCGTGAGATGATTGAAGCTGGTATCGTTAACTATGGTGACGAATTTAAGCATAGCATGGAACATGGTGGATGGGATCTTGCTGCTGTTAGCACTGAAAAACTAAAAGATTCTAAAGCTACATTCGTTTTCGGTCAGATGAACGAGCCTCCTGGAGCACGTGCAAGAGTTGCTCTGTCAGGTCTTACTGTAGCTGAATATTTCCGTGATGGCGATGGACAAGGACAAGGTAAAGACATCCTTTTCTTCATCGACAACATCTTCCGTTTCACTCAGGCAGGTTCTGAGGTATCCGCTCTTCTTGGCCGTATGCCATCAGCTGTGGGTTATCAGCCAACGCTTGCAACAGAAATGGGTGCAATGCAGGAAAGAATTACTTCTACCAAAAGAGGATCTATCACATCTGTACAGGCGGTTTACGTTCCTGCAGATGACTTGACTGACCCTGCTCCGGCAACAACCTTCGCTCACCTTGACGCTACTACCGTATTGTCAAGAAAAATTTCCGAGCTTGGAATTTACCCTGCAGTTGACCCTCTTGATTCTACTTCAAGAATTCTTACAAGAGACATTCTTGGTGATGCTCACTATAACTGTGCTCAAAGGGTAAAAGAAATACTTCAGAGATACAAAGAACTTCAGGATATTATCGCCATCCTTGGTATGGACGAGCTTTCTGACGAAGATAAACAAGTGGTTCACAGAGCTAGAAGGGTGCAAAGATTCTTGTCTCAGCCATTCCACGTTGCGGAGCAATTTACTGGTCTTAAAGGTGTCCTTGTAGATATTAAAGATACTATCAAAGGATTTAATGAAATTATGGATGGTAAATATGATCACCTTCCTGAATCTGCATTCAACCTTGTTGGTAGCATAGAACAGGCAGTTGCTAAAGGAGAGAAACTTCTTGCAGAAGCAAAATAATTAATGAGGAATCAGGAATGCTGATCTAACGGCATTCCTCTTTTCTTTCTAAATCCTCATTAAAATTTCACTATAAAACATTAGAATGATGTTTCTAGAAATCATAACTCCTGATGAAAAGGTATTCAGCGGCGAAGTTGTCGCAGTGAACCTTCCCGGAACTGAAGGACCATTTGAAGTACTCAATAACCACGCAGCAATCATCAGCACACTGGACAAAGGAAATGTTAAAATTTCCGAAGGCCATAACCAGGTAAAAAACCTAGTAATTGATGGTGGAATAGTGGAAGTACTTAACAATAAAGTCATTGTACTTGCCGAAGCTGTAATCGGCTAAACAATAAATAAAATACAAAAAAAGGCAGACTCTAAACGAGCCTGCCTTTTTCATTTCTGGCATTTTTAACATACAACTATATTTGTACCCTCGCCGTAGACTTCTACTGGACATTTTTAAGCCCTTCTAATAAGTATTTCTTTTACAAAGAACTATTACTTATAGTTAAAATGCACTACCGATATCAGTTAAATCCAACTATTATTCATAACTTTATATTAGAATATTATATCTTCAGAAGAATTAAATGAAAAGGATTTTTTACCTTTTTGCACTTTTGCTCCCTTTATCCTCATTTTCATCAGATTTTGAAAAAAGGCCCTTTCATTATCATTTCTTTAAGCACGCTGCAACAGAAGAGAACTCTTCTAAAGGTTTAAACATCAAGCTTTCTCCAGCATTTTTCTGGAACACCGCATCGATTGAATTTGAATATCCTCTTAGCAGCAAATTCTCACTGGGTATAAATCTTTTCGCAAAACTCGGAAATACCGGAAGCGGTAAAAATAATATTAAGGTAAAAGAAGAAAGTTTTCTGAAAGACGGTTACCTTGCCGAAGGTCTTTTCCGGTTTTACCCATTAGCAATGGCTCCTGAAGGAATATTCATTCAGGGCAGTTTAACGTATGGCAACCTCATTTATTTTGATGGCAATACTCGTCCCTATACCCTTCACAATCACTGGAGAAAACTTCAAAATGTAAATAGCAGTATACCCATTGAAAAGCCCAAACCTTTAGGAGGTGGGCTGGGAATTGGATTCCAGACGGTTATAATTCCGGAACATTTGATAGGATGCTTGGTCTTAGGAGTCCAGGCTAATACAGATGTAGCAAACAAGACTTTTTACTCAATTTATCTTGCTCCCTCTCTGGGATTTAAATTTTAGCTAAATTTATAGCATGAAACGTAAGTTATACATTTTCGCTCTGGCCCTACCCATACTTTTTGCCTGTAAAAAAGACGAAAACTTTTCGGACCCACGACTTATTGGAAAATGGACTGACTTTAACACTTCCTATGCTTTTAGCGAGGATAAGACATTTTATTCCCTCTACCTTAGAAGCGGAATGGGAAGTGATACAATTCTGGTTGACAGCATCTTTGGCACTTACTACGTGAATAAAAAAAAGAACGTTTTGAATTTCAACATGAATGGCTATCGAAAAAAGGACAGCCTTAAAACAATCATAATAGAAAACAGAAATATGCCGGCCTGGAACTACACGTTTGACAATGATTCAACACTTACCTATCAGACAAGCACCGCATATAGTAAGCTATTCAAAAAAAAGTAGATACCTACTAGATCTGCCATTCCAATTTAGATAAATCATAAAAAAGCCTTCCAGAACAAATCGGAAGGCTTTTTTATGATTTATTTATATACATTATTTTAAAATGCAATACCAATATTAAATCCTAGCCTGACTCCTGGTCTCTGACCATCCTTTTCAACTCCAATATAAGAAGCTGCATTTTTAGGATTAGTTCTGGCGATTCTTGGATCTTCCCAAACAATAGGCTGCACGGTCCTGACTTTAAACTGTGGCCCAATATAAAAATCCATCACAAAAACCTTTGCCACAATAAACTGAAAACCACCTAAAACACCTCCACCAGATTCTGTGTAGCTATATTTTGCATTATAATCATTGGTAGTAGTAGTATTATCTTTGAAATTAACATCATACTTCCCATATCTTCCAAATGCAGAAATGTAAAATCCTTTGGGAGCTGACCAAGTTGTGTTTGTTAAATAATATTTTATTTCAGGAACAAGCGTATATCCCGAAAATATTTTTGAATCGTCGGCTCTTGAATTATCAGGGTCCGACCATGTAAAACCATAATCATCTACAATATGACGATAGCCGCCTCCAATCTGAATTGAAACCTTCTCATTTATTGCTCTTTCATATGCCAAATTTAAACTGCCAACAAATACTACTGGAAAGCCTATTTTTACAACATTTTTAGGGTCAGCCTTTTGAGCAAAAGAGGTAACCAACACAAAAAATAACAAACCAAGAGTTAAAAGATTTTTTTTCATTGTTTCAAAAGTTCTATATCACAAATATACGTTTAGCTGCCGGATTTTCCTTTAAATAGGTATTTAAACTAGATAAATTTACTTTTTTGATCAATGGGTTTTCCCCATCTTTGCACCTGAAATGCTTGCCCAGATATTAGCCCTGATAAAAAAAGATCTTACCCTCGAATGGAGACAAAAATACGCCTTCGGAGGAATCTTGCTGTATGTAGGCGGAGCTATTTTTATATGCTACCTCAGCATTGGAGTCAGAACATCGCAACTTTCTCCTTCAACCTGGAATGCAATATTCTGGATCATAATGCTTTTCATTTCCATAAATGCTGTATCTAAAAGCTTTTTTCAGGAACGGCAACAGCGGTTTATTTATTATTATACCATAGCAAATCCTCAGGCTTTTATCATATCAAAAATCATTTACAATGGTATTCTGATGATTTTTCTGGGAATTATTGCTTTCGGATTTTACACTTTGGTCATGGAGAATAGGGTTGAAGACAATATGTTGTTTATACTCAACATATTACTGGCCTCGATATCATTTGCCTCTTCACTCACAATGATCAGCGCTATTGCAGCAAAAGCCGGAAATAATGCCACGCTTATGGCCATTCTTGGCTTTCCTGTGATTTTGCCTTTATTACTTCTTATCATCAAAATTTCGAAAGCCGCAATGGACGGACTGGATCGATCGTTAAGTATTGATGAAATTGCAATTGTGCTTTCTATAAATGTAATTATAATAACTGTAACATATTTACTATTTCCTTACCTTTGGCGAAGCTGAAAAAGGTAATTTCGTAGATTTCGGCCTCATGACAACAAATTCAAGAAAAGGTCCACTCAACTGGTGGAAAATACTTACAATCATTCTCCTGTTCTACACACTGATTGCAGGTTTTTTATTTCCCGTACCAAGACTTCCCATTCTTAATGAATCTATAAGAAACTTGTATTTCCATGTGCCAATGTGGTTTGCTATGATCATTATGCTCGGGGTTTCTGTGGTAAATGCCATATTATATCTTTCCAACGAAAACTGGAAACATGATAAAACCGCTGTAGAATCAGCCAATACAGGTATCATATTCGGAATACTAGGGATTGTAACTGGTATGCTTTGGGCAAAATTCACCTGGGGTGAACCTTGGAGCGGCGATCCGAAACAAAATGCGTCTGCTATCGGCATTCTTATTTACCTTGCATATTTTATATTAAGAGGTTCTTTTTCCGATCCTGTAGAAAAAGCTAAAATCAGTGCCATTTACAACATCCTTGCTTATCCTGCATTTCTCGCTCTGATTTTTGTACTGCCAAGACTGACGAGCTCTCTTCACCCTGGAAATGGCGGAAATCCTGGCTTTAATGCTTATGACCTGGACAGCAAAATGAGATTGGTATTCTACCCAGCCATCATTGGCTTTTCCCTTTTAGGCTGGTGGATCACAACTTTAAGAATACGCTTTAAAAATATCGAACACCTAATTAAGTGGGGGAATTAATCTATGAAAAAATTGTTTTTTTTATTCGTCTTATTGTTCTTATTGAATTTTGGCACTCCGATTCTGGCGCAAAGTACAACTTCCTCTGAAAATGTGGAAATGGCAGATACATTCAGAAAAGAAGGTAAAATATATGTTGTAGTGGGAACTTTTGTGCTAATTCTTACAGGTATCATTGTATACCTGGTAGCACTAGACAGAAAACTAACTAAACTGGAAGACGAAATCGAGCATCAAAAATAACATGAAAAAGACTCACATAATAGGCCTTATTGTTATCGCTATTTGCATCGGTGTTATAGTTTCAACATCCGGGGATACAAGTGCTTACGTAACATTTAAAGATGCAGCCCAAATGGCAGCAGACGGGAATAAAAGCAAGGTGCACGTAGTTGGCAAAGTTAAAAAAGACGCCAATGGACAATTAACAGATTTTTACTACAAGCCGGAAATGGACCCTAATTATTTTGCATTCAAACTTATTGATCAGAATAACCAGGAACAGGAAGTAGTATACCTTAACCCTAGACCACAGGATTTTGAAAGAGCTGAACAAATTGTGGTAATAGGCAGCAGTCAGGAGAAAATCTTCAAAGCAGATAAAATCCTTATGAAATGCCCTTCTAAATACGAAGAAAAAGAACTGAAGGCTAACTAATTAAACTATCGAATTCATGCGCGAATATCTGGGGGACATAGGCCATCTTTGTGTCATC
Encoded proteins:
- the hemA gene encoding glutamyl-tRNA reductase, which produces MISNFKAVSLSYKTAPLEVRELLSLNEDLCKKLMLSLKEFTDASEILILSTCNRTEIYYSSNSDFSKEIVKLAFLQKGITDGEKYYNYFQIIEDHSEAVLHLFNVSIGLESQVVGDMQITNQVKHAYQWAADMGVVGPFLHRLMHTIFFTNKKVVQVTPFRDGAASVSYATVELAEELAIELAEPKVLIVGLGEMGADVCRNFSGTGLKNITITNRTYSKAEELAKECGVKVIPFENLWEAAKEADVIISSVFRDEPLFTKEEVAKLNILSYKYFIDISVPRSVESKVEEIPGVLVYNIDHIKNRANEALDKRVNAIPMVREIISESILDFNDWAKEMVVSPTINKLKNALEQIRQEEMSRYLKQLNDEESKKVDMITKSLMQKIIKLPVLQLKAACKRGEAETLMDVLNDLFNLEQQPEELRIKDKN
- a CDS encoding sensor histidine kinase is translated as MEFTQLRTLDIYQNRSKFKLIILIIAVVIGTVSIYYTQSLVNKLAEREKKLIDLYAKGLKTAISPENSGGLTFLFQEIIEANNSVPVILTDENKLPISEKNLFIPDGLSEAERIDFMKKEISEMEKEHEPIVVEFGPGLKNYIFYKNSYLLTQLVYYPFIQLTVIAIFAIIAYLAFSYSRNAEQNRVWVGLAKETAHQLGTPLSSLMAWLELLKSNPKYEGEEALIELDKDIVRLEMITARFSNIGSVPTLSDENVYQAVKLNIDYLKSRISSKVTFSIISDVEVSATAKINKPLFEWVIENICKNATDAMNGIGRIDIRILRMNDGKIAIDISDTGKGIPRSKAQEIFKPGYTTKKRGWGLGLTLVKRIVENYHNGKIFVLFSELGKGTTFRIILNS
- the atpD gene encoding F0F1 ATP synthase subunit beta; this encodes MANIGKITQVIGPVVDVSFEGPNTKLPKILDALEVKKLNGQVVVLECQQHLGEDRVRTISMESTDGLQRGMEVIDKGAPIQMPVGEDIKGRLFNVVGEAIDGIPQPKGDRTLPIHRHAPKFEDLSTSTEVLFTGIKVIDLIEPYAKGGKIGLFGGAGVGKTVLIQELINNIAKAYSGLSVFAGVGERTREGNDLLREMIEAGIVNYGDEFKHSMEHGGWDLAAVSTEKLKDSKATFVFGQMNEPPGARARVALSGLTVAEYFRDGDGQGQGKDILFFIDNIFRFTQAGSEVSALLGRMPSAVGYQPTLATEMGAMQERITSTKRGSITSVQAVYVPADDLTDPAPATTFAHLDATTVLSRKISELGIYPAVDPLDSTSRILTRDILGDAHYNCAQRVKEILQRYKELQDIIAILGMDELSDEDKQVVHRARRVQRFLSQPFHVAEQFTGLKGVLVDIKDTIKGFNEIMDGKYDHLPESAFNLVGSIEQAVAKGEKLLAEAK
- the atpC gene encoding ATP synthase F1 subunit epsilon gives rise to the protein MFLEIITPDEKVFSGEVVAVNLPGTEGPFEVLNNHAAIISTLDKGNVKISEGHNQVKNLVIDGGIVEVLNNKVIVLAEAVIG
- a CDS encoding DUF3575 domain-containing protein, with the protein product MKKNLLTLGLLFFVLVTSFAQKADPKNVVKIGFPVVFVGSLNLAYERAINEKVSIQIGGGYRHIVDDYGFTWSDPDNSRADDSKIFSGYTLVPEIKYYLTNTTWSAPKGFYISAFGRYGKYDVNFKDNTTTTNDYNAKYSYTESGGGVLGGFQFIVAKVFVMDFYIGPQFKVRTVQPIVWEDPRIARTNPKNAASYIGVEKDGQRPGVRLGFNIGIAF
- a CDS encoding heme exporter protein CcmB, encoding MLAQILALIKKDLTLEWRQKYAFGGILLYVGGAIFICYLSIGVRTSQLSPSTWNAIFWIIMLFISINAVSKSFFQERQQRFIYYYTIANPQAFIISKIIYNGILMIFLGIIAFGFYTLVMENRVEDNMLFILNILLASISFASSLTMISAIAAKAGNNATLMAILGFPVILPLLLLIIKISKAAMDGLDRSLSIDEIAIVLSINVIIITVTYLLFPYLWRS
- the ccsA gene encoding cytochrome c biogenesis protein CcsA; the protein is MTTNSRKGPLNWWKILTIILLFYTLIAGFLFPVPRLPILNESIRNLYFHVPMWFAMIIMLGVSVVNAILYLSNENWKHDKTAVESANTGIIFGILGIVTGMLWAKFTWGEPWSGDPKQNASAIGILIYLAYFILRGSFSDPVEKAKISAIYNILAYPAFLALIFVLPRLTSSLHPGNGGNPGFNAYDLDSKMRLVFYPAIIGFSLLGWWITTLRIRFKNIEHLIKWGN
- a CDS encoding CcmD family protein encodes the protein MKKLFFLFVLLFLLNFGTPILAQSTTSSENVEMADTFRKEGKIYVVVGTFVLILTGIIVYLVALDRKLTKLEDEIEHQK
- a CDS encoding cytochrome c maturation protein CcmE domain-containing protein, yielding MKKTHIIGLIVIAICIGVIVSTSGDTSAYVTFKDAAQMAADGNKSKVHVVGKVKKDANGQLTDFYYKPEMDPNYFAFKLIDQNNQEQEVVYLNPRPQDFERAEQIVVIGSSQEKIFKADKILMKCPSKYEEKELKAN